The window CCTGGCAGCCTGTTCAGGCTGCGGATACGCCTACTACCGGACCAACACCACCACGACCGCGAAGAAGAAGATCTTCTACTATCGATGCCTCGGATCGGATGACTACCGCTACGAAGGCGGCCGGGTCTGCGCCAACAAACCGGTCCGCGCCGACTACCTAGACCAGGTCGTCTGGGACCACATCGGCGCCCTGCTCACCGACCCGACCATGATCCGCGGCGAGATCGACCGCCGCCTAGACCCGTCTTTCGCACATGCGGTTGGGTGGTCGTTGGTCATGGCCAGCGGGGTTGGGTGGGGTCGACGTGGAGTAGTCGCAGGAGTCGGGTTTGTAGAGGCCCGGGTGTGGGGATGGTGGCTGCTTCGTTCGGGGGCGCGGGGATGAGTCGGAGTTCGCCGAGTGCTTGCAGGATGAGCCGTCCGGTGGGCTTTCGTGGGCGGCGGTCGTTGATGTAGAAGCCACGTATCTCGGTGTCGGGGGCGAGGTTGCGGCGGACTTCGCGTTCGATGAGGCAGAAGATGAGCAGGGCCAGGCAGATCACGGTGATCAGGGCGGTGATCCGGCGGTTGTTGCGTAGGAAGATCGGTGCGACGGCGAGGGGGCCTTTGAACTCGCTGTAGCGGCGTTCGACGGTGGGTTGGTCCTTGTAGCGCAGGAACACGTCGGTGGCGTCGATGTCGGCGGGCAGGTTGGTCAGCAGGGCGTACCAGCCGTCGGCGGCGGCTTCGGCGTCGAGGGCTGCCTGGTCGAAGGTCCAGGCGAACGTCGGTTTGCCGGTGTCGTCGGTGGTGATCGTGGTGTGCAGGTGTGCGCTGATGCGGCGGCGGCGGGCGATCGCGGTGGCTTTGGTGGTGACGGCCTCGATGGTGCGGTGGTGGCGGGTGCCGGCGGTACGGGTGAGGGTGTCCAGTTCGGTGCGGGCCTGGGCGAGTCTGAGCGCGCGGGCCTTGGCCTGGGCGGTGGCGTTGGCGGTGGAGTGCACCAGGATCCGCCGTAGGGTGTGTACCGGGTCCTTCTTGCGGGGGCCGGTCAGGTCCATGGTGTCTTCGTCGACCCGGTAGGTGCACCGTTCGGTGTGTGGTCTGCCCTCGTCGCGTTCGGCGACGTAGTCCACGATCGTGGCCCGGGACGGGTCGAGGCCGGCGAACAGCCCGTCGGGGACCCGGGACGCGGCCAGGGGCGCGATGAAGGTGACCTGCTCGGTGGTCATCGCGGTGACGTTGGGGTAGGAGATGAGTTTCGAGTCGCCGACCAGCAGGAAGTTGCGGGGTGTGGCCAGGGCTTGCAGAGCGCGCATGGTGTCGGTGACCTGGGCGATCTCGGCGGCGTTGCCGTCATAGGTCCGGCTGAGGACGGGGACGGCGCCGTCCGCGGTGACGGCGAGGCCGGCCTGGATCTGTTTGAGGTCGGTGCGCCGGTCTTTCGGGTGGCCGTAGGCAGGGGTGGGGTACTCGTCGTCGACGTGGTCGTATGCGCCGTACAGCGAGATCGAGGTCATGTCCCAGTGGCAGCGGGTGACGTCGATGCCGAATGCCGTGATCGCGGTCGCGCCGATTGATCCGACGACCTGGTCGGCCTGATCGGCGAGGGCGTCCAGGGCCCGGCCCAGCCGGTCGTCGTTGAGCAGGTCGGGATCGATGTCGTAGACCTCTTCCACCGCCCACGCGTGGGCCCAGTCGGCCACGGCGACCATCGCCTTCGGACTGGTCAGCCGGTTCGCGATCAGCGCCTCGATGACCTGCCCGTGGCTGATGGAGGCGACCTCCCGTATCGGGCAGGCCCGGTCCACCACACCCGCGATGTCCAACCGGCGGGAGAAGTCCGCGATGACCGGCAGCGACCCCAGCTGCTTCTCCACCCGACCCGTCGCGGCGACCCGCGTCCGAGGCCGCCGCGCCACCCGTCGAGGCCCACCAGATCTACTCATGGATCAGCAACGAACCAGCCGCACGCCCGCAACGCAAGTCACTCAACCGCATGTGCGAAAGACGGGCCTAGAGCAGGCCCGAACCTCCGACCCGGTCACCCACCAGCGCAAACGCCTCGAGGCCGCCCTCGCGAAAGCCACGGCGGCGATCACCCGCATGATCGAGGCATTCCAGGAACAACTCGTCACCATCGACGAGTTGCGCGCCCGAATGCCCGACCTCCGAGCCCGCGAAACCGGCCTACGCGTCCAGATCGACGCCCTCAACGCCCAGGCCGCCGACCGCGACGCCTACCTCAAACTCGCCGACAACCTCGAAGGCTTCCTCACCCAGCTCCGCAACCGGGCCAACACTGCCGAAGTCGAAGAACGCCAACACGTCCTGAGACTGCTCGTCAAGGACGTCCTCGTCGGACCCGAGAAGATCACCATCCGACACCGCATCCCCACCCCCACACCAGGCTCCACCAGCCAAGCAGACCACGACCAACCCGCAACACAGGGTGACCAAACCCGAAGTTACCCATTGCGTTGGGGGCGTGTTGTCGCCGCTGCTGGCGAACGTCGCCCTGGGGATCCTAGACGAGCATATCGCCCAGGCCCCAGGAGGGCCGAACTCCGCCCAGGGCGAGCGGGCCAAACGCAAACGTCAGGGGAAGGCGAACTTCCGGCTGGTCCGGTACGCCGACGATTTCCTGGTATTGGTCGCGGGTGACCGCGACCATGCGAAAGACCTGCGCGACCAGGTGGCAGCAGCCCTCACCCCGATGGGTTTGCGCCTGTCGGTGGAGAAGACGAAGATCACGCACATCGACGAAGGGCTGGACTTCCTCGGCTGGCGCATCCAGCGTCACCAGAAGAAGGGCACTGCCCAGCGGTACGTCTACACCTATCCGGCCAAGAAGTCGGTGCAGGCCGTGGTGACCAAGGTGCGGACGATCTGCCGCAGGAACGTCAATATGCCACTGGAAGCCCTGCTCCGGGAGCTGAATCCCGTGTTGCGAGGCTGGTGTGCATACTTCCGGCCCGGAGTGTCCAGCGCCACGTTCCAATACCTGTCCCACCATGCGTGGAAGACGGTGATCCGCTGGGCGCGGCGCAAACATTTCAAGGCCAACTGGAAGACCATCCGCCGCATCTACTGCCGCGGTGGTTGGTGGCCGGTCACGGAACGTGGATCGCTGTTCAACCCCGCGAAGGTGTCCACCACGCGCTACCGATATCGCGGGGCGCAGATCCCCAGCCCATGGCCATCCGCCTGGTGAGAACAACGAGGTGACCTGACGGGGCTTGTGGAGAGCCCGTTGCGTTGTGAGGCGCACGGCGGGTTCGGGAGGCGGTTCGGGGAAACCCACCGGTGGCGACACCGACAGGGCGCCCCGGACCGACCTCACTGTGGTGCGGCACGGGTGGCACCGGGCAGCGCGGCGTGGTGGATCGTCCGAGGGAGAGACAGCGAACGCACCATCGATAGGTTTTCATCGATGTTATGCGCAGTACATACCCCGTCAACTGGATACGCTTGCGCCTGTCGATGTAAGGTTGATCATCTTTGGAACAGCCGAACCCCGCCTACCCGTTCTCGGTCCCGCGCAGACCGAACGCGTACGTAAGCTGCGCGCCGCTATCGACGACGACGCGCTCGGCCGCGAGCTCGAAGCCCTTCCGGCACCCCGGGTACGGGCGCTCACCCCAGACATCTGTGCCGCACTGGACATCGATCTGCGGAACCGTTTCACGGCGGCGGGATGGACGGCACGGCTCGACCACTTCCACGCGCGGGACGTCGCCCAGTGGGGGCCGAGTGGGCGGTACGAGGATGTCCTGACCGGCACGGACATCAACGGCGTCAACATCGTCGCGGTCAAGGAGGGCGAGCTCTCCGACGCGATCCTGGTCCTCGCCCACCACGACACGGTCCCGGGCACCGGCGGCGCCGATGACAACGGGACCGGCGTCGTCGGACTGCTGGAGCTGGCCCGTCTGCTGGGTGGGGCGCGATTCCGCCGAACGGTGCTGCTCGTCGCAGTCGACCACGAAGAGCTCGGCTTTCACGGTGCCCGTCACCTGGTGCGGCAGATGTCAGTTGCCGGGCGGAAGGTGGTCAGCGCCTATGTGTTCGAGATGCTCGGATTCGCCAGCACCGCGCCGGGCAGCCAGCAGCTGCCGCGCGGACTCGACCTGCTCTACCCCGGGCAGATCAAGCGAATCCGGCGCAACGGGCAGCGAGCGGACTTCGCTGCCGTGCTCTACCAGCGGTCCAGCCGGACGATGGCGGCACTGTTCGCGGCCGCGCTGACCCAGCTGAACGGCCCGACCGGCACCGTACTGCTCCGCGCGCCCACCGACCTGCCGGTACTGGGTCCGCTGCTCGGCCGTTTCGTGCCGTTCACCCAGCACTTCGCGCGCAGCGACCACCTGCCGTTCTGGGACGCCGGTCTGCCAGCGGTCCAGATCACAGACACGGCCAACTTTCGCAACCCGCACTACCACCGGGCCGGCGATGTCCCCGACACGGTGAGCATGCAGCAGGTGGCGGACGTGGTCGCAGCCACCGCCCTGGCCGTGGAGGTCCTGGCGGAGCGCCTCGACTAGCTGGCGCACTGGCGCCCGCGAAGCCCCGACGGCATCCTGACACCTATGACATCGATCACCGCAGGTGCCTGGATTCGCCGGTACCACTCGGCGGCGGCGGACGCGCCGCGCCTGGTCTGCCTCCCGCACGCCGGTGGCAGCGCCAGCTTCTACTTTCGGCACTCGGCCGCCCTGGCCCCCACCGTCGCGGTCCTCGCCGTGCAGTACCCCGGCCGCATGGAGCGCCACGACGAGCCCTGCGCCGGTTCCGTCGCCGACCTCGCGGACGGAGTCTTCCAGGCACTCGCCGCCCTGCCCGACCTTGGCGACGACGTCTCCCTCTTCGGGCACAGCATGGGCGCGACGGTCGCCTTCGAGGTGGTACGACGGCTGGAGGACCGGCTGGGGCTCACTCCTCGCAGGCTCTTCGTCTCCGGCCGCCGCGCTCCGTCCCGGCAGCGCGACGAACACGTACACACCCTCAACGACGACGGCCTCATCGCCGAACTGACGGCGCTCGACGGTTCCGACAGCCGGGTCTTCGCCGATCCGGAGATGCGGTCGCTGCTGCTGCCGGCGATCCGCAACGACTACCGTGCGATCGAGACCTACCGGTGCGCCCCCAGCCTCACGATCTCCGCCCCGGTGACGGTCCTGACCGGCACCGCCGACCCGACGACCACCCCGGACGAGGCCGACGCGTGGCGAGGGCACACCACTGCAGGCGTCACCGTCCACACGATGACCGGCGGGCACTTCTTCCTCAACGAGCACCGCCCAGCCGTCCTCGACATCGTTGCCCGGTCGCTGTCGGCGCGCAACGGTACGCTCGACCGGTGACCGGGGAGCGGCCACCCGCTGTACCGCTCATGAGCCGGCTACGACCCGCCGTCCGCATCCGGCGGGAGCCGAATGGGATCTCCCGGCGTGCACAGGGCCTGCAAGGATCTACCCGGGGCGATCCGTGGCCTCGTTGTTGACGGAGGCTGCGTACCCTGTTCCTACTGCTCCGTCCCCTGCAGCCATGCCCGTCGTGGCAAGTCCGCCCCCCATGCCGTTCTCGCTCACCAGTCAGCGGCGGCCTCTCTGGTCACGATGCCGTGACACAGAGAGACGCCGTTGGTTTGGGCAGGGCTGGCTGGCATCGTCCGCGTGCGACGCCGAGGCTCGCCTTGTCTACGCTAGTAACCGAAGATCATCTTGTAGGCCACCTCGGGCAGGAACTGCCCGGCGCTGGACCCGCCGCCGACCCCGCAGTTGCCGTCGGACTCGCCCGGTGTCTTGAGCCACAGCAGCATCTCAGCGCCGCCGCCCATCCGGGTGGGCGTCCCGATCCGGCGGCCGCCGGGGTTGCACCATTGACCGTTGGAGCCGTTGCCATTGCGGCTGGTGTCGATAACGTACGGCTTGCGGTATCCGAACCTCTGCAGAGCGGAGGCGACCTGATTGCCGTAGTTGGTGTTCTCACCGGTGGTGAAGTAGTTCGAGACGTTCAGCGCGAAGCCGCGTGCGTTGGCCACACCGGCCATGTTGAGCCGCTGCGCCATCGTCTGGGCGTCGACCCAGCCAGGATTGCCGGCGTCGATGTAGGCCCAGGTGTTGGGCGCCTTGGACCGGAACTGGCCGACGGCGCGCGAGAGCATACCCACCCGGTCGTTGATCTGGGCCTGACTCATGCAGCTGAAGTCGCCCAGGGAGTCTGGTTCGAGGACCACTACCGCCGGACGGCTGCCGATGGCGGAGGCAAAGGAGGCGATCCATGAGTCGTAGGCAGCGACGCTGCCGGCGCCACCACCGGAGTGGCCGCCACATGCGTCCCGGCCGGGAAGGTTGTAGGCCACCAGCAGCGGAAGCTTGTCGACAGCGTCTGCGGCTCCCACGTAGCCACTGACCGTGCTCCAGATGTCGCCGCTCCAGTTGCCGAACCATCTGGCCATCGGTTTCTGCGCGATCTCGGTACGGATGGCGGCGGCGCGTCCGTCGCCTGGGTTCGCGGCCGCCCACCTCGCCGGGCTGGAGTTGGGGTCGACGTAGAAGCCGCTGGTCTGGCTGATCGGATCCGCATGCGCAGTTGGTGCCCCGAGCAGGATCGCGGAAACCGCCAACGCCAGGGCGGCGGCAAGTCCCCAAGGACGGGTCCGTCGTGTCATGAACTGGTCTCCTCCGGTAGAACTGGAAGCGCTTCCAGCGATGTTCATCCATGTCTAGTATCCAGATTTTCGGAGAACATCCGACAGATGTCAAGAGTGGTCGCCATCGCGGCAAGATCACCTTTCCAGGGAGTTTCTGGAACCGCTTCCAGACTGACGAAGACGGCAAGCTATCTCGACGCCGTCGATGCTGGCCGATACGATCGGTCAGCAACAACGGCACCGGCCGGGTAGCTGCTGCCCCGACGTCGGACGGGAAGGACTCGGCATCGTGATGGCAGCACAGAGGCCCAGGCGGCAACCGACCCTCGACGAGGTGGCTGAGCGCGCCGGCGTGTCACGGTCCGCCGCGTCCCGGGTCATCAACAAGGCGCCATACGTCAGCCGCGCCACCCGCGACGCCGTGGAGCGCGCCATCAAGGAGATGGGCTATCTCCCCAACCGCACCGCCCGTGCCCTGGCCACCCAACGGACGGGGATCGTCGCGCTCGCGGTCTCCCATGACGATCCCGAACTGTTCGCCGACCCGTTCTTTGCCCAGGTCATCGTCGGCGTGTCCGCAGCGCTCGAGGAGACCGACCTTCACCTGCTGCTGTGCCTTGCCAGCTCCGGGCGGGGCCGGTCCCGGTTGACCAACCTGCTGCGCACACGCGGCGTCGACGGCATCATGCTGATGGCGCTGCACGGCGATGATCCACTGACGCACATCGTGCGGCGGGCCGGCCTGCCCGCGGTGTACGGCGGCCGGCCATTGAATTTCGAACCACAGTGGTACGTCGACTCGGACAACCTCGGCGGCGCCCGACTGGCCACCGAACATCTCATCGGCCTCGGCCGCACCCGGATCGTCACCATAACCGGCCCCAGGTCCACCGATGTCGGCCTCGCTCGCCACCGCGGCTACGAGGAGGCAATGATCATGGCTGGGCTGACCCCGTACGCGGCGGCGGAAGGTGACTTCACAGAGACCGGCGGTGCCGCAGCGATGAGATCACTGCTCGACAGCCACCCCGACCTCGACGCCGTCTTCGCCGCCAGCGACAACGCCGCAGCAGGCGCTCTACGTGTCCTCATCGACGCTGGCCGGTCGGTTCCAGGCGACGTGGCGGTGGTGGGCTTCGACAACCTCGGCATAGCCGAACGAACCGATCCGCCGTTGACCACCGTTCACCAGTCGGTCCAAGCTCTGGGTAAAGAAATGACCCGAATGCTCGTCGAGCTCATCGCGGGGCACGAACCGCCGTCCATCATCCTGCCCACGAAGTTGGTGCTACGCGACTCGGCATGATCAGCGAATCAGGCCAGCCGGTTGGGGCGGCAGGGACTCCGCAGGCAACGGGCTAACACAGGCGGAGTCAAGTAATCATGGCGACACTGCATTCTTAACCAGATCGTTGAAAACCTCGATCGGCTTCAGCCAGTTCAACGTCTGACGCGGTCTGCCATTCAACTCTGCGGCGACTCTATCAAGATCCTCCTGAGTGTGCAAGGAAAGATCCGTACCCTTCGGGAAATACTGCCGGAGCAGACCATTCGTGTTCTCGTTGCTCCCACGCTGCCACGGCGAGTGCGGGTCACAGAAATACACCGGCATCCCCGTGTGAACCGTGAAATCAGCGTGCCGAGCCATCTCCTTCCCCTGATCCCAGGTCACACTCCCACGCATGAACTCCGGCAACGTCTCCATCTTCGCCGCGAGCAGAAAAGCGACCCGGTCAGCGGTACGGTCGAACGGAATCCGCACCAGCATGACGAAACGGGTGGTCCGCTCGACCAGCGTGGCGATCTGGGACTTGTTGCCCTTCCCGATAATCAGATCGCCCTCCCAGAAGCCGGGAACGGCCCGGTCCTCAGCCTCCACCGGCCGCTCGCTGATGTTCACCATGTCCTTGATAGAACCCCTGGCCACCGCAGGACGCGACCGGTTCACCCGCTGCGTACGACCACGCCGCAGAGCCAGCTTCAGCTGCGTCCGCAGCTCCCCACGCGCCTGGAGGTACAGGCACTCGTAGATGGTCTCGTGCGACACCCACATCTCCGGGTCATCAGGATGATCCACACGCAACCTCTCGCCGATCTGCCGCGGTGACCACTTCTCCGCGAAACCGTCGTTGACCGCGTCATGCAACCGCTGCGAAGATTCCAGCTTACGTGGCTTCGGCCGTAGCCGATTCTCGTCGCAACGCGCCTGCGCCTCGACCGCACGGTAATCCAACGATCCGCCGTTCCGCGCGATCTCCCGAGCGATCGTCGAATGGTGCCGCTCGAGCAGCCTTCCGATGGCCCGAGCTGACGTCGAATCACCGCCCCGGATCAACTCCCGCGAGATCGTTTCTCGCTCCTCAACCGTCAACGGAGAAGACCCGCTCATCTACCACCCAATCACTCGACACCCAAGATCATTTTACCGGGTGTCGCCATGACCGTTTGACTCCGCCAACGGTAGCAACACCGCCCCGACCAGCTTCGCGCTCAACGGCACCACCTCTACGGGATCGCCCACCGATCCCACGACCGCGCCGCCGACCAGCCCACCGCCGACCACCGCGCCGCCGCCACCCGGCGACCCGACCTGGGGTACGGCGTTGCCGCCGGCGAGCGCGCCCAAGAGCCGGGCGTACGACCTGATCGCCACCGCCAACGAGAAGGGCTACCTGCCGGGAGTCGGGGAGTGCTCGGTCGAGATTCACGCCCGGTGCTGGACCTACGGCCCCGACGGCAAGGTCTACCCGACCTGGCACCCGACCCGGGACCCGAGCGGTTGCTACTTCGGCCACGAGCACGGTGACGATCCTCGGACCTCGGACCTGTACGGCACCGCCGGCTGGCCCGCCTTCGGCTACACCAGCGAGGTGATGCTGGACAACATGCCCGACCACAGTCACCGTCACGAGGACCACGTCGGGCACAAGGTGCTGGTGGTGAACAACAGCAACGTCATCCAGGGCGACAACGGCACCAGCTTCTTCCCGCCGCAGGGGCCAACCATCGCCGTCTGTGACATTCTGCTGAAATTCCACCAGGGCACCCACTCGCCGGACGCGTTCACCAACAACGTTCACGAGTTGCTGTTCAACTAGCGCTGCGTCGGGAGCAGCGGTGGCCCGGTCACCGAGGCCCGGTACAACGCGATGATCCCGCTCGGTCGACCCGGCGGCTTCAGCCCCAGCGAATGCCCCGGCTTCGGTCGTCCGTTCATCAACGTCGCACCCCCGGTGCCGGCGGACTCGCCGTCGGACACCCGATTGCTGGGCCGGTTGATCGCCGAGACCGGCTGTATCGACGCGATCCGGGAAGGGCGCACGCACTTCGACCCGCTCTACCCCAACCCAGTGCCGTTCACAGTTTCCGACATGGACGACTTCTGGTTCTCCGACGTGCAGGTGACGGGCTCCGGGCTGGACTTTCACCTCGCGCCGCTGTTCTACGTCGTCAACCCGTCCCGGTACTACGACCCGAGCCGGCCGAACAGAATGGGCCGGATCGTCGACCTGTGCTACACGGATCTGGCCGGTGGCGACTACTGCGCCGAGGCTCTACAGGTGACCCAGCAGACCGGCCAACAGGTGGCCTGGGACGATCGCCGATCGCCGTTCAAGGGCACCCTGCGTGAGTACCGGCCCGGCACCTTCTCGGTGCGCAACAGCGGGCCATCCACGGTCTACACCGACGTGTACGGACGCGACGCCTCTTCCACGCCGTTCCCCGGCTCCATCGAGCAGCACTTTTCCGGTAACACTGCAAGCGAGATGTACGTGCGGGGATCCATCAAGGACTACGCGACGACCGGAGTCCACGCCCCGAACTGACACCTCTGACCCGGGCACCTCCGGCCGCGGTACGCCGTGAGCCGGCCGGCACCGCACAGGGCGGACCATCGGCGACCCCGATGGCCCGCCCGTCGTCTGCACCCGACACGACGGCCGGGCAACGCCGGAGAAGCCCCGCCGCCGCCAGCCGTAAAGAATCTTGACAACGTCCCGCCACAGCCGAAGAGGTCAACGCATGTCTGTGCCAGCGCCCAGGGGCATCGTCGTCGAGAGGCCCGGCTGACCATGGTGCCCGCAGCGGTCGACGCCCGCCGGACCCGACACCGTCCGATGGCCGCGCTGTTCACCGGCGCGGCGGTGACCAACGTGTCGATGGTCGGTGCGAGCACGGTGAGCACCCTCGTCGGGGCGCAGTTGCTCAGCCCGCTGTGGAGCGGCATACCGAACGCGGCCGGGATCGTCGGCTCCGCCGTCGGCACCCTGACGCTCGCCGCCGTGCTGGCCAGACGCGGCAGCCGCTCCGCGCTCGTACTGGGCTACCTGGCCGCGGTCGTCGGTGCGGTCGTCGCGGGCGGTGCCGTGCTGGCCGACGCGGCGGGCCCGCTGATGGTCGGCATGCTGCTGCTCGGTGTCGGCAACGGTGCAGCGCAGCTGTCCCGGTACTGCGCGGCGGACCTCTACCCGCCCGAGCGCAAGGGTTTCGCGGTCGGCGTCGTCGTCTGGGCGGGTACGGTCGGTGCGTTGGCCGGGCCCAACCTGATCGCGCCACTCGCGCGGTTCTCCGCCGGGCTGGGTCTGCCGCCGCTCGCCGGGCCGTACCTCCTGGCGCTGGTCGGTGCGGGTGCCGCGGCGGCGGCGTCGGCGACCCTGCCGACGACCCGGGCCGGCACGCGGCGTGGCGACCCGGGGCCCGGTGCCGTGTCGGCCGGGGTTTGGCGACGCCCGGTGGTCCGTACCGCGGTGGTGTCGATGACCGCCGGCCAGGTGTCGATGGTCGCCGTGATGACGATGACGCCGCTGCACATGGACATGCACGGTCACGGCCTCGGCGCGGTAGGCGCGGTGGTCAGCGCACACCTGCTCGGCATGTTCCTGCTGGCGCCGCTGTCCGGGCACATCGTCGACCGGCTCGGGGCACGGACGGCGATCCTCGCCGGTATCGGGTTGATCGCTCTGTCCACGATGGTCGCGTTGGTGCCGGCGGCCGCAAGCGCGCAGCTGTACGTCGCGCTGTTCCTACTCGGTTGCGGCTGGAACCTCACCTTCGTCGGCGGCAGCGGCCTGCTCACTCAGTCGTTGACACTCGCCGACCGCCAGCACGTCCAGGGTGGCGTGGACGCGATCGCCTGGGGTGCCTCGGCGGTGGCCAGCGTCGGTGCCGGAATGGTGCTCGGCACCGTCGGGTACCCGGTGTTGGCGGTCAGTGCCGGTGCGGCGGTGCTGCTCCCGTTGTTCCTGCTGGCCTGG is drawn from Micromonospora sp. Llam0 and contains these coding sequences:
- a CDS encoding IS1634 family transposase, yielding MEKQLGSLPVIADFSRRLDIAGVVDRACPIREVASISHGQVIEALIANRLTSPKAMVAVADWAHAWAVEEVYDIDPDLLNDDRLGRALDALADQADQVVGSIGATAITAFGIDVTRCHWDMTSISLYGAYDHVDDEYPTPAYGHPKDRRTDLKQIQAGLAVTADGAVPVLSRTYDGNAAEIAQVTDTMRALQALATPRNFLLVGDSKLISYPNVTAMTTEQVTFIAPLAASRVPDGLFAGLDPSRATIVDYVAERDEGRPHTERCTYRVDEDTMDLTGPRKKDPVHTLRRILVHSTANATAQAKARALRLAQARTELDTLTRTAGTRHHRTIEAVTTKATAIARRRRISAHLHTTITTDDTGKPTFAWTFDQAALDAEAAADGWYALLTNLPADIDATDVFLRYKDQPTVERRYSEFKGPLAVAPIFLRNNRRITALITVICLALLIFCLIEREVRRNLAPDTEIRGFYINDRRPRKPTGRLILQALGELRLIPAPPNEAATIPTPGPLQTRLLRLLHVDPTQPRWP
- a CDS encoding MFS transporter translates to MVPAAVDARRTRHRPMAALFTGAAVTNVSMVGASTVSTLVGAQLLSPLWSGIPNAAGIVGSAVGTLTLAAVLARRGSRSALVLGYLAAVVGAVVAGGAVLADAAGPLMVGMLLLGVGNGAAQLSRYCAADLYPPERKGFAVGVVVWAGTVGALAGPNLIAPLARFSAGLGLPPLAGPYLLALVGAGAAAAASATLPTTRAGTRRGDPGPGAVSAGVWRRPVVRTAVVSMTAGQVSMVAVMTMTPLHMDMHGHGLGAVGAVVSAHLLGMFLLAPLSGHIVDRLGARTAILAGIGLIALSTMVALVPAAASAQLYVALFLLGCGWNLTFVGGSGLLTQSLTLADRQHVQGGVDAIAWGASAVASVGAGMVLGTVGYPVLAVSAGAAVLLPLFLLAWADGPAAVPSPAEAEDPPDRRGGQPCC
- a CDS encoding glycoside hydrolase family 6 protein, whose protein sequence is MTRRTRPWGLAAALALAVSAILLGAPTAHADPISQTSGFYVDPNSSPARWAAANPGDGRAAAIRTEIAQKPMARWFGNWSGDIWSTVSGYVGAADAVDKLPLLVAYNLPGRDACGGHSGGGAGSVAAYDSWIASFASAIGSRPAVVVLEPDSLGDFSCMSQAQINDRVGMLSRAVGQFRSKAPNTWAYIDAGNPGWVDAQTMAQRLNMAGVANARGFALNVSNYFTTGENTNYGNQVASALQRFGYRKPYVIDTSRNGNGSNGQWCNPGGRRIGTPTRMGGGAEMLLWLKTPGESDGNCGVGGGSSAGQFLPEVAYKMIFGY
- a CDS encoding thioesterase II family protein translates to MTSITAGAWIRRYHSAAADAPRLVCLPHAGGSASFYFRHSAALAPTVAVLAVQYPGRMERHDEPCAGSVADLADGVFQALAALPDLGDDVSLFGHSMGATVAFEVVRRLEDRLGLTPRRLFVSGRRAPSRQRDEHVHTLNDDGLIAELTALDGSDSRVFADPEMRSLLLPAIRNDYRAIETYRCAPSLTISAPVTVLTGTADPTTTPDEADAWRGHTTAGVTVHTMTGGHFFLNEHRPAVLDIVARSLSARNGTLDR
- a CDS encoding LacI family DNA-binding transcriptional regulator, whose protein sequence is MAAQRPRRQPTLDEVAERAGVSRSAASRVINKAPYVSRATRDAVERAIKEMGYLPNRTARALATQRTGIVALAVSHDDPELFADPFFAQVIVGVSAALEETDLHLLLCLASSGRGRSRLTNLLRTRGVDGIMLMALHGDDPLTHIVRRAGLPAVYGGRPLNFEPQWYVDSDNLGGARLATEHLIGLGRTRIVTITGPRSTDVGLARHRGYEEAMIMAGLTPYAAAEGDFTETGGAAAMRSLLDSHPDLDAVFAASDNAAAGALRVLIDAGRSVPGDVAVVGFDNLGIAERTDPPLTTVHQSVQALGKEMTRMLVELIAGHEPPSIILPTKLVLRDSA
- a CDS encoding IS30 family transposase — translated: MTVEERETISRELIRGGDSTSARAIGRLLERHHSTIAREIARNGGSLDYRAVEAQARCDENRLRPKPRKLESSQRLHDAVNDGFAEKWSPRQIGERLRVDHPDDPEMWVSHETIYECLYLQARGELRTQLKLALRRGRTQRVNRSRPAVARGSIKDMVNISERPVEAEDRAVPGFWEGDLIIGKGNKSQIATLVERTTRFVMLVRIPFDRTADRVAFLLAAKMETLPEFMRGSVTWDQGKEMARHADFTVHTGMPVYFCDPHSPWQRGSNENTNGLLRQYFPKGTDLSLHTQEDLDRVAAELNGRPRQTLNWLKPIEVFNDLVKNAVSP
- a CDS encoding group II intron maturase-specific domain-containing protein yields the protein MLSPLLANVALGILDEHIAQAPGGPNSAQGERAKRKRQGKANFRLVRYADDFLVLVAGDRDHAKDLRDQVAAALTPMGLRLSVEKTKITHIDEGLDFLGWRIQRHQKKGTAQRYVYTYPAKKSVQAVVTKVRTICRRNVNMPLEALLRELNPVLRGWCAYFRPGVSSATFQYLSHHAWKTVIRWARRKHFKANWKTIRRIYCRGGWWPVTERGSLFNPAKVSTTRYRYRGAQIPSPWPSAW
- a CDS encoding M28 family peptidase, which encodes MIIFGTAEPRLPVLGPAQTERVRKLRAAIDDDALGRELEALPAPRVRALTPDICAALDIDLRNRFTAAGWTARLDHFHARDVAQWGPSGRYEDVLTGTDINGVNIVAVKEGELSDAILVLAHHDTVPGTGGADDNGTGVVGLLELARLLGGARFRRTVLLVAVDHEELGFHGARHLVRQMSVAGRKVVSAYVFEMLGFASTAPGSQQLPRGLDLLYPGQIKRIRRNGQRADFAAVLYQRSSRTMAALFAAALTQLNGPTGTVLLRAPTDLPVLGPLLGRFVPFTQHFARSDHLPFWDAGLPAVQITDTANFRNPHYHRAGDVPDTVSMQQVADVVAATALAVEVLAERLD